The Lolium rigidum isolate FL_2022 chromosome 1, APGP_CSIRO_Lrig_0.1, whole genome shotgun sequence region GGGGCGGTCGAGGCGGCGCGGGCTGTCTTTGATCAGATGCCAATCAAAAACTCCGTGTCTTGGAATGCGATGATTAAGGGGTATGCTGAAAATGGGAATTCCACAGAGGCTCTGGCTCTGTTCAAAAGGATGGTGGGAGAGGGCGTAGAAGTGACTGATGTGTCTATATTGGCAGCATTGCATGCTTGTGGCGAGCTCGGGTTTCTCGATGAGGGGAGGCGCGTCCATGAGCTACTTGTGAGGATTGGGCTTGACTCCAATGTGTCGGTGATGAATGCGCTGATCACCATGTACTGCAAATGCAAGAGGACCGACCTTGCTGCCCAGGTGTTCGATGAGTTGCGCTACAAGACACGCATCTCATGGAATTCCATGATACTCGGGTGCACGCAGAATGGAAGGTCAGATGATGCGGTGAGGCTCTTCTCTAGGATGCAGCTGGAAAATGTGAAACCTGATTCGTTCACTCTCGTCAGTGTCATTCCTGCTCTTGCAGACATTTCAGATCCACTGCAGGCAAGATGGATCCATGGATACTCTATCAGGCTGCACCTGGATCAGGATGTGTATGTTCTCACTGCCCTTATTGACATGTACGCCAAATGTGGCCGTGTTGGCATTGCTAGAAATCTCTTCAATTCAGCAAGGGAGAGGCATGTTATCACATGGAATGCAATGATCCATGGGTACGGCTCACATGGTTTTGGCAAGGTCGCAGTTGAGCTGTTTGAACAGATGAAGAGCACTGGCAGAGTACCCAATGAGACAACCTTCCTGTCGGTCCTCTCAGCGTGCAGCCATGCTGGTTTGGTtgatgaaggaaggaaatatttttcGAGCATGAAGGAGGACTATGGGCTGGAGCCTGGGATGGAGCACTATGGTACCATTGTGGATCTGCTTGGCAGAGCTGGGAAGCTAGATGAAGCATGGTCTTTCATCCAAAAGATGCCTATTGATCCTGGCATTAGTGTATATGGTGCAATGTTAGGTGCTTGCAAGTTACATAAGAACGTGGAGTTAGCAGAAGAATCAGCCAACAGGATCTTTGAGCTAGGGCCAGAAGAGGGGGTCTACCATGTCCTCCTAGCGAATATTTATGCAAATGCTTCAATGTGGAAGGATGTTGCAAGGGTTAGAACTGCTATGGAGAAGAAAGGACTCCAAAAGAGTCCCGGATGGAGTATTGTTCAGCTCAAAAATGAGATTCATACGTTCTATTCCGGAAGCACAAATCACCAGCAGGCAAAGGATATATATGCAAGGTTGGCTAAGCTAATAGATGAGATAAAAGCTGTGGGTTATGTGCCAGACACTGATTCTATACATGATGTAGAAGATGATGTCAAGGCACAGTTGCTCAACACCCATAGTGAGAAGCTCGCAATTGCATATGGGCTCATTCGCACAGCCCCTGGTACAAcaattcagataaagaagaacctGCGAGTCTGTAATGACTGTCACAATGCAACCAAGTTAATATCTCTAGTGACAGGACGGGAAATTATCATGAGAGATATTCAACGATTTCACCATTTTAAGGACGGTAAATGTTCATGTGGAGACTACTGGTAGTGAAGTTTTGAAGGCAGGCCAAATAAGTTTTTTGAGATGACAGAACTTCATGCAGCTAATGCAAGTAGGACTGTAAGATCACAGTATCAGAATATCAGGTGAACATAACTAATTGGCACGTATATTAAGGTACTTGCTGAGTTATATCTGTGGCTCACATCGTGTGACAGTAGCATTCTTTAGAAATGTGTTTCTGTTCTTTATGTCCAGACTTCTAGAGCTGCCAATGAAATCTGAATGGTCTTGTACCAGGTCTAGCAGCTACTTCTTTATTAACACCACATGGCTCAGATTGTGAAGCACCAGGGAGCTTTAATGATCATCTCACCATCTCACAGAGCATACTGTAGATTTCATCCCGTTTACATTGGTATTGTACACATTTCAAGACCTTCAGATAAAGTAATTCACATGGAAGCTGTTGACCATAGCAAACACTGCTATTATATTCTCCTCTGGGATTAGATGATGAGGTCTAACTGTTGATAACTAAATAAATTACCTTTGTTTTACATTTTATGTACTTAAGAATCATGAGATCAGTATGTAACCAAATCTGGTATTCTGTAATGACATCAAGTATGTAACAAAATCTGGTCTTTTGTAATGAAAGTCAACAACTGTAACAACattctgtgttttttttttggaaaaattgtTTTATTCACCATTTTGTTCCAGAACTATTGCCAATTCAATTAAAACTGGATCCACATTGGATGCTTACAATTGAGTATACATTGAACACTAATTCTTCTATTGGAATGTTACGCATAGTTTCAAGCGAAGGATCGCTTCTCACTCTGAATGTAGTATACATGCACTGTTTAAAATTACATTGCAGATCAGTGGGCATGGCAGTCTTTGTTTCAGTTATTAGAACTTTGTATTGATGGTGTTGATTTCTGCCTGCCAATTGTAGCGATGAACTCGACTGCCACTTTAAGTGCGTTGATAGATGCGAGGTTCATCAGGCTTGTTGATGACCACGTTGGTTCCCCTCCAGCCAGATCAGATACTCCCCGGAAAACAATCACAGGTACGCCAGGAGATGTTGCTGTCTGTTGAAATAGTGAGTAGGTTCTCTTAGTGATATCTTCAAAAAATTGATTGAACTGAAATGTTGGCAGATATTTGAGTTAAAACTACTAGAGAAAAAGTATAGAACTTCACCATCACAACAGATGCGCTCTCCTCATCTATTGTTGACACCCCAAATTCTCTGAAAAGAAAATTCCGGTATTCTGCATTATCAAGAAACATGTCGGCTGATGCTCCTTTTAGCCCATGAACCACTTGTGGGGTTTTTGGTAAGCAGAAAGTGTCATTGCATCTTTCAAGGTTGACCTAGAGAAATTCCCAAGTAGTACAAGTTTTAGGCTGTACTTCGCTATGCATAAGCCTGTACTTTGCTATACTGCTGAAATATAATGTAATCTCTTACCTTGAGTCCTTCTGCTAttttgaaccatgctgaatctacAGGTAACCAAAAAACTTCTTCCATGGGCTTACCAACAGAGTATAGCTCTTCATTTCTGTATTTCAGAGACCCTAGTAGGTTATCTCCTCCATTCGGGACGTTAAATTgtgcaaagcttagttctgttgATGATTCTTTTAATGATTTGAACCTCTGAAAAATCAAAATCAGAATACCATTGGTCTTGTTAAGTAGTGACTTCAGAGTGTCAGATGGTGAAAAATGAACAGATTGCAGTTGCTTTGATCTGTATCTGCACTCACCAGCATTACATCTGAAattaggagtagaagctataTACAGTAGGAGATTACCTTCCATGTCCAAGCGCCCGTATAAGCAACTAACTTGGGCACACTGACATCGCCAAATGACATTGAATCGTTAGAGCTTCCTGCTGTTCCATAATGGACAATACCAGACACACTAAAGATATCAAGGAGAGTTTGTACGGTGACAGCTGCATTCAACTGGAAGAATATTAATTTAGTGCTTAGAAGTAATGTGTA contains the following coding sequences:
- the LOC124684919 gene encoding pentatricopeptide repeat-containing protein At1g11290, chloroplastic-like; this encodes MLCSASPLPSPPAGGTAASDHHARLRAAAARSDLPGALAAFVAMSSYAPASAAGPVLRTFTSLLKLCAARSDLATGRTVHAQLATRGLVAEALAATALANMYAKCRRPGDARRVFDRMPVRDRVAWNALVAGYARNGLAGAAMEMVVRMQEEDAERPDSVTLVSVLPACADAQALGACREVHAFAVRGGFDELVNVSTAILDVYCKCGAVEAARAVFDQMPIKNSVSWNAMIKGYAENGNSTEALALFKRMVGEGVEVTDVSILAALHACGELGFLDEGRRVHELLVRIGLDSNVSVMNALITMYCKCKRTDLAAQVFDELRYKTRISWNSMILGCTQNGRSDDAVRLFSRMQLENVKPDSFTLVSVIPALADISDPLQARWIHGYSIRLHLDQDVYVLTALIDMYAKCGRVGIARNLFNSARERHVITWNAMIHGYGSHGFGKVAVELFEQMKSTGRVPNETTFLSVLSACSHAGLVDEGRKYFSSMKEDYGLEPGMEHYGTIVDLLGRAGKLDEAWSFIQKMPIDPGISVYGAMLGACKLHKNVELAEESANRIFELGPEEGVYHVLLANIYANASMWKDVARVRTAMEKKGLQKSPGWSIVQLKNEIHTFYSGSTNHQQAKDIYARLAKLIDEIKAVGYVPDTDSIHDVEDDVKAQLLNTHSEKLAIAYGLIRTAPGTTIQIKKNLRVCNDCHNATKLISLVTGREIIMRDIQRFHHFKDGKCSCGDYW